The window GTCACGTGGCCGGGGTTGCCCTTGGGCACCATAATCGTGAGCGTGTTGGTGGCGTAAGGCACCGCGGGGTCGGCGAGCAGTCCTTGGCCGATAAGCGCGTCGACCTTTTTGAGACCGGCCAAATAAGCGTCCGGCTTCGCCGTCCAGGTCATGTTCCCGGAGGTGATCGTGCCACCCGCCTCGATCTGCTTGACGAGCAGCCCCGGCGGAATGGTCTCCCAATAGATTCGCCCCTTGTAGTCGGGATGTTCATTCTCGAACTCCGCAACGAGCGGCGCCATCGCGAAAAAATAGTTGCCTCCGACGTAGAGCACGAGCTTCGGATCGGTGATGTCGCCGTGGAAATCGGCGAGGTCGTCGACCTGAGTAACCGTGAACTCGAGGCCGCGGTTGGTGGCATCGTTGTTCTCGCCGTGCTGCCAGGGTGGAAACACGTCGGCCTGGGGAGCAGGCTGCGCGGCGAAGGTCGGCGTAGCCAGGATTGGCATCAAAAAGGCGGCCGCCGCGAGAGCGGTGCGGAATGATCTCTTGTGCATGGTGATCCTCATTTCACGTAGCGGAAGCCGGCCTGCTGCAGCTCGGGGATCGTCGCGACGATCCCGGGCGTGAGCACGACGCCGTCGATGAGATGATTGGTGAGCTCGGCTGCGACCGCCTCGTGCGAGAGCCGATCGGGGTTCACGCCCTTTGCCAATAGCTTTCCCGTCACTTCCCAGATCGCGTTGTGGCAGGCCATGAACACGACGCCACGACTCTGCAGCACCGGGATTGTGTTGCCGGCAGGCCCGAACACGCTCTTGGGGTTCTCGAAGTCGGAAAGCTCCGACGGCGCGGCCTTCCGGACGATGAGCGTGTTCGTCTTGATGTCGCCACCTGCCATCTCGGCGAGCCTGTATTTGTCCCACATATCCTGGTCGAACAGCGCCAGGTGCGCGGAGCCGTGCGTGGCCGAAACAGTCAGGAAGTTGCGATGCCCGAAGGAGAACACCTGCGCATTGAGCGAATTGCGCATGAGATTCATCCAGGGGCTTCCAATGTCCGTGTTATCCCAGACCTGTTTGGGCGTATCGCGATAGGCAATCACTTCTTTCAACGCGGTGTCGTCCCACAGGTCCGGGTGATCGAGGATCATCGGCACCGTCTGGAAGTCCCGCCTGCGCGGAGCCTTGCGGAGACGCTCCATGAGTTCAGGCAACGCGTGAGCGCCCTGCGGGACCACGCTGTTGCCTGCTTCGGCGTGAGCCGGGCCGGCAGCCAGAGCGGCTACGCCGAGAGCTACGGAGCTGAATCCGAGAAGTGCGTTCCGTCGTCCAGTATCAACAGACATTCCATACTCCTTTGGGATACGAGGGAGCTCGCGAACAATCGAATTCCTCGCGACAACTCCGTCTCTGTGTCGTCTCTGAGGTCGAAGTAATGCTGAGGGCGCTGGCGACCAACGAAACGTTGCGATCGAACCGATCCGAAATGCAGATTGGAACTGCGAGCGATATGCACTCAAATTACCCACACCTGCAGAAACCCCCGTCCGCGGGTCAGCCTTTCCACCTAGAAAAGGATAAGCCATGACCTATGTGGTCACCGAGAACTGCATTCGCTGCAAATACATGGACTGCGTCGAGGTCTGCCCAGTTGACTGCTTCTACGCCGGTGAAAACATGCTCGTGATCAACCCCAGTGAGTGCATTGATTGCGGCGTGTGCGAACCGGAGTGCCCGGCCAAGGCGATCGTCCCCGATAGCGACGACCGCGCGTCGGCTTGGGCCGAAACCAATGCGACCTATGCCGGACAATGGCCGAGAATTACCCGCAAGGGCGAGCCGCCAACCGATGCGGACGAGTGGAAGGATAAGTCCGACAAGGGCAAGCTGTTTTCCGCTCAACCAGCCGCGTAGCAGCAGCGCCTGCCTTTCGCGCTTGCACGCCTAGGTACAAGCAGAAGGGCATACTAAGAGACATTGGCTTCTTGCAACTCCGCGTTGGCCAGAGCCGGCCTCGTGAAGGGTACCGCCCGCCCCGACGGCAGGGCCAACCAGAACGAGAGCAGGACCGCCCGTGGACCGGACAACCGCGCGCTCCACCAACTCGTCGAGCGTTCCGAACAAAGTGCGCTGCCGCCGGGTGCCGCCCCATTCGACCAGGGCTGCCGGCGTGAGCGGATCCTGTCCCGCCGCTGCAAGCCCGTCGCGCAGCAGCGGCAACGTGGCTATCCCCATATAGATTGCGAGCGTGCCGCCAAACTGAACAGCGGCCTGGAAATCGATATCGAGGCTGCCATTGCAGGTATGGCCTGTGACGAGGGTGACGCTGCGCGCGGCGCAGCGATGGGTGAGCGGGATGCGGGCCTGGGCCGCGCAGGCGAGAGCCGCGGTGATGCCGGGCACGATCTCGAATGCGACCCCCGCATGCTCCAGCGCCTCCGCTTCCTCTCCGCCGCGTCCGAAGACAAGGGGATCACCGCCTTTGAGGCGCACGACCCGCTTGCCCTCCCGACAGAGTCGGACCAACAACGAGCTGATGTCGGCCTGCTTCATGCAGTGATTTGCGCGTGCCTTGCCGACATTGATACGGGCAGCGTCGCGCCTCGCCATGTCCAGCACGTCATCCGTCACGAGACGGTCGTGAACGATGACGTCAGCCTCGCCGAGCAGGCGCTGCGCGCGCAAGGTCAGCAGGTCGGCTGCTCCCGGCCCGGCGCCAACCAGGTAGACCATCCCGGACCGCGAGGCCGGACCGCTGTTGCCGAGCTTGTCTGCGAACAGGGCGGCCGCTTCGCTGTCACGATTGGCAAAGACGAGGTCGGCGACGCGGCCCGCGAAGATATCTTCCAGCACGCGCCGGCGCATCGCTATGTCGGGAATGTGTCGGCGCAGCTTGGCCCTGAAACGATCTGCAAGGGCCGCCAGCCGACCATAGGCGGGCGGTATCATGGCCTCGATGCGGCTGCGGAGCATGCGGGCGAGCACCGGAGCTGTCCCGGAGGAGGATACAGCGACTGTCACTGGATCGCGGTCGATCACTGAGGGAGTGATAAAGCTGCAGAGTTCGGTGCGGTCGACGATGTTGACTGGAATCCCGCGGGCGCGCGCCTCTGCGGACAAGGCACGCAGATCGGCCTCGGGCGCTTCTGCGCCGATGGCGAGAGCGCAGCCATCGAGCGCGCGCGGGTCGAAGGCTGGATGGATGTCTACCAGAGCGCCGCAACGGCGCAGCGCCTCGGCCTTGCGTTCGGCCACTTCTCCGCTACCGACCACGAGGGCACGTCGTTCGTGCAGGTCCATAAAGATGGGGTAGTGGCGCATCATACGACTCCTATTGCCGCCGGTTGCTTTGCCGTGAGGTGCCGTGACCGCCTTCGCGCGACAACGCCGCAGATTCTTTCTCTCTTGCATCTTTGGTAGCGCACGGTCTCGCCGTCCAATCTGATATTGCGATGACATTAATCAGCGCCTTTCCCAGACAACCAATCTTTCTCCGAGAACAGTCCCTTCAGAACATTCGATTGGAATTGCGCCTCATCGGCAACTAGGTCGACGGCAGACAAGAACTCTATCGATGAGGAGAAGAAACCTTGGCTGCCATTCTATCCGAAGAAGTTATCAACGTTCGGCACTGGACCGACCGCTTGTTTAGCTTCGTTGTCACTCGCCATCCGTCGTTCCGCTTTGAAGCCGGACAGTTCGCCATGATCGGGCTCGAACTCGACGGCAAACCATTGATGCGCGCCTACAGCATGACCAGTGCACCGTTTGACGATCATCTCGAGTTTTTCAGTATCAAGGTCCCGGACGGCCCTCTCACATCGCGTCTGCAGCATCTGGATGTCGACGACACGCTTCTCCTGGGAGCCAAGGCGACTGGCACCTTGATGGCAGATAATCTGTTGCCGGGTCGTAACCTTTTCCTGCTGGGCACCGGAACCGGCTTCGCTCCGTTCGCCAGCATCATACGGACGCCGGAAACCTACGCCCGATTCGAGCGCGTTATCGTCGTGCACTGTTGCCGGCAAGTCGCAGAACTCGGTTACAGTACCTGCGTTGTGGATGAGGTGCGGAATGGAGAGCTCACCGGGGAATTCGCAGCGAAACATCTGCTGTATTACCCGACTGCTACCCGGGAGCCTTTTCGCAACCAGGGACGGATTACCACCCTTCTGTCAGACGGTGCACTGACCTGCGATCTCGGGCTCGCGCAGCTCGACCCTGCATGCGACCGCGTCATGCTCTGTGGCAGCCCCGCGATGCTGAGCGACCTTGAGGCATTACTCAGCGATTGGGGATTTACCGGCAGCACGTCCAATACGCCTGGGACATACGCGGTCGAACGGGCGTTCGTAGAGCATTGAGAAAGAGAAGGCACCGACCATGGGTCTCGAAGTTAGAAACAATCGACGCCAACCTGGACGGTCCAGCGTCGTGACGGCGAACCGCCTCCGTGACGGCCAGGTCGTGTGGCTCGCGCCAGGAGGACACTGGGTGGAAGACATCGCCGCCGCTGAAGTATTCGACAACGGCATCATCGACGAGGTGATTGTCCGCGCTCGCATGTTCGAGGAGAAGCGGGTCGTGCTCGACGTCTATGGTGTCGAGCTTGACCCCGCATACCCCTGCACGGTCCCGGTCACCGAGCGCGAGCGGATTCGCGCGGCTGGTCCAAGCGTGCGACCAGACCTCGGCCAGCAGGCGAGGGGAGCAACCGTTCATGCAAGCTGACGCAATCTTGCCGGTCGGTACCTATGGTTATCAGCAGGTCGACCTGGACTTCCTGAACGACCGTGCCGCGCAATTCCGCGACCAGGTCGAGCGACGCCTATCCGGTGATCTGTCGGAGGATGAATTCAAGCCGCTACGTCTGATGAACGGTCTCTACTTACAGCTCCACGCCTACATGCTGCGCGTGGCAATTCCCTATGGCGTGTTGAGCGCCGCTCAACTGCGCCGGCTTGCCAGGATTGCGCGCATCTACGATCGTGGCTATGGGCATTTCACGACCCGGCAGAACATCCAGTTCAACTGGATCAAGCTGGAAGAGGCTCCGGACATCCTCGCCGAACTGGCCGAGGTGGGGATGCACGCTATCCAGACCAGCGGCAACTGTATTCGGAACATCACGAGCGACGAATTCGCCGGTGCGGCTGCCGACGAACTGCTGGATCCGCGCGTCCATGCGGAAATCCTGCGGCAATGGTCGACACTCCACCCGGAGTTTTCGTTCCTGCCGCGCAAGTTCAAGTTCGCCATCAGCGGCAGCCCGCATGATCGTGTTGCGGCGCGATTCCACGACATTGGCCTTATCGCAAAGCCCGGTGCCGACGGCGCCGTGGGCTTCGAGGTATTCGCCGGAGGCGGGCTCGGGCGGACACCGGCGATCGGGATGAAATTGCGTGATTGGCTGCCGGAACACGAGCTGCTGGCTTACATGGAAGCGATCCTGCGCGTCTATAATGCGTATGGCAGACGAGACAATCTCTATAAGGCGCGGATCAAGATTCTTGCTCAGGCGCTTGGCCGAGACGCCTTCGCAGAGAAGGTCGAGGCTGAGTTCGAGGCCATTCCGAAAGAGCGTTACAGGCTAGGCCCGGAGATCGTCGAGGCGATCCGTGCGCGCTTTGGCAAGCCACATCTCGATGCGCCTGAGGAGGTTCCGGCAGAGCTGAGCAAGCACCGTCGGCGCGATCCCGCCTTCGACCTCTGGGTTCAGACGAACAGCCATCCCCATCGCGCGGCCGGCTACATTTCCGTCGTGATATCGCTCAAGCCCAACGGCGGCATCCCCGGCGACGCCAGCGCCATGCAGATGGACGCGATCGCCGACCTCGCCGAACGGTTCTCCAGCGGAGAAATCCGGGTCACGCATCTCCAGAACCTGGTCCTCGGCCATGTGCGTCAAGACGAGCTGTACACGCTATGGCAGGCACTGGGACCGCTTGGCTTGGCTACTCCGAACCGCGGTCTGATCACCGATATCGTCTGCTGCCCCGGGCTTGACTACTGCGTACTGGCGAATGCGCGTTCGATCCCAATCGCGCAGCGCATCAGCGAGCGCTTTGCCGATGTCGAGCTACAGCAGCAAATTGGTTCCCTTCGGATCAACATCTCCGGCTGCATCAACGCCTGCGGCCACCACCATAATGCTGACATCGGGATTCTCGGCGTAGACAAGAAGGGCGAGGAGTTCTTTCAGCTGACGTTCGGTGGTCGCGGAGAGGAGGACGCCGCGATCGGTCAAATTCTCGGCACCGCTCTGCCTGAAAGCGAAGCCGTTAACGTTATCTCGAGGGTGATCGACACGTATCTCGCGCGACGTGTCCCAAATGAACGCTTCCGCGACACCTATCAGCGGCTCGGCGCAACGTTCTTCAAGGAGGCTGCCTTTGCCGCTGCTTGAATGTGGTCGGATCGTAAGTGATCCCTGGCAGGAAGTCGCGGACGACGCGGCGCTGCCTTCGGGCCCCAGCATTTTGAGCCTGTCTCGCTTGCAGCAAGACCAGGCCGTTCGAACGGCACCGCATCTGCGTCTCGGCGTCGCCCTGCCGGTCGACCAACCGGCAGAGGTTCTGGCGCCCTATCTCGACCGACTGTCTCTCGTTGCTGTCAATTTCCCGACGTTTCGGGACGGGCGCGGCCTTACTCAGGCCCGTAGCCTTCGCGAGCGGCTCGCGTTTCGTCACGAGATCAGAGCGACGGGCAACATCCTGCCGGACCAGTACGCGTTTCTCCTGCGCTGTGGGATCACTACTGTCGAGATGCAGGACGGCGCAGACCCTGCGGCATGGCAGAAAGCGGCTGACCGCTTCTCCTTCGCCTATCAGCCATCCGCACTCGAAGAGCCGGTCCTCTCAGGCCTTCGCCGAACGATGCTAGTCGGCGTGCCGCGGAATACCGACCCGCAGTTCATCGGGGACTGAGGCCATCAAGAGACGCTTATTCGACCTCTGGGCCGAGCGCTGGCGACGGCACGAGGCCACGGACGACATGATCCTCATGCGTTATGCTGATGACATTGTCGTCGGCTCCGAACACGAGCAAAGCCAAATTCCTTTTTAGTCTGGGAGAGGTGCGGTTCTCAACCATGGTTAGGGACGAGATGATCGTGACATGGCCGGAGCACGGCGACGTTGTCGATTGCCGTCCATTCCGTTGACGCGAAAGTTACCTCATGGGGACAGCATCGTCCCAATATTATCTCATCAAGACTCAAGGTACATCAAGCGAGGTGCAGCTGCCTCGCGCAAGGGCGTCTGATAACGGCGACGACAATGCGAAAGACAGTTCTGCCCGGAAAGGGGCAAAACACATGACGCTGGAGCAGCTAAGGGTATTCGTCGCCGTTGCTGAACGTCAGCACGTCACGCGCGCCGCGGTAGCGCTCAATGTGGCCCAATCCGCCGTCAGCGCCGCGATCGCGGCGCTGGAAGCGCGACATGATGTGGAATTGTTCTGCCGTGTCGGCCGTGGCGTCCACCTGACCGAGGCCGGCGCGCTATTCCTCGTCGAAGCCCGCGCCCTCCTGGCCCGCGCCGAGGCGGCGGGACTGGTCCTATCGGAGCTGGGTGACTTGAAGCGCGGGACACTCGCGGTGCAGGCCAGCCACACGATTGCCAATTACTGGCTGCCGCGCCACCTGGTTGCGTTCCGCCACAAATATCCCGGCATCGACATCCGCCTGACGATCGGTAACACGGCGCAGGTCGCCGCCGCGGTGCGTGAGGGCGCTGCAGATCTCGGTTTCATCGAGGGGATGATCGAAGATCCGATGCTGACGACGGAGCAAGTCGCACGCGACCAGACGGTGATTGTCGTCGGCACTGCGCACGCTTGGTCAACGATCGACCGACTTGAGCCGGAAAGGCTGATCGAAACCGACTGGGTCCTGCGCGAGCCGGGATCCGGCACTCGATCGACATTCGAAGCAGCGCTGCAAGGCTTTGGCGTGTCTCCCGGCGCATTGCGGCTTGCGCTGGAACTGCCGTCTAACGAAGCGCTGCGCGCGGCTGTCGAGGCAGGGTTGGGCGCAACTGTGATCTCGGCGTCTATAGCGGCACCCAGCCTGGAAGCGGGACTGCTGCATCGGGTGCGTTTCAATCTGCCGGAACGCTATTTCCAAGTGGTGCGGCACGTGGCGCGCTGCCGCAGCAAGGCGGCGGAAGCGCTGCTGTCGATGGTCACCGCACCCTTTGCCCGATCACGAGCACCGTAGCTGCCCGTGCATCACTGTCTGGAACTTGTTCGCCATCCAACTCGGCGCGCTTGGGTCCGGCTTGGAGGGTACGTAGATGAAACGGCGCGAGCCGCCGCGCCAATAAATGAAGCCCTGGATGAAGCGGGTAGAAAGCAACGCAATGGCGGCAATGCGCCAGTTACGTTGCGCCTCGGTCATCGTGAGCGCTTTAGGCCGAGAAGTCTCCAGTTCGTGGCGAAATGGTACGCCATGACGATTCCGAAGAGCACGCCCCTTGCGAAGTTACGGCGTAGCGCTTGGCGTGGGTGCGCTAATCTTCCGCGTAGTGATGAATGCTGCACACCTTCCAAGATGACGCATTCTTCTAAGCGGTCCGCTCTCGCGGCCGGACTGAACGAGACCAGACCTTCCCTGGCGCCGTTCCTAAACAATCAATCTCTCTCCGAGAAATTCCCGTCGGAACATTCGATTGGAAGCGCGCCTCATCGGCAATTAGGTCAACCGCAGACCGGAACTCAATCGACGAGGAGCAAAACCTTGGCTGCCACTCTATCCGAAGAAGTTGTCGACGTTCGGCACCGGACCGACCGTTTGTTTAGCTTCGTTGTCACTCGCCATCCATCGTTCAGCTTCGAAGCCGGACAGTTCGCCATGATCGGGCTCGAGCTCGACGGCAAACCGTTGATTGGCTTCGCGCGCGTACATTGGGCATAGGAGCGGCGCGTCCGTGCCCCCGATGGCCGGCGACGCGCGTGCCTGCTAATCGTCTGACGCCGAAATGGACACCTCAATCAAAGAAAAGCCCATGGCTTTCGACGATGCCCGCTGACTCAACGCGAATTTACTATCTTAAAAGTCAATTTAATGGCCCCTCCGGTGCACCGTTGCGATTTCTGGTTAGCGCTCTCATGCAGCTTGATGGTCTCCAGTTTTGACGACGGAGCAGTCAATATCGGCGTCGACAAATAGGTTTGAGCCTCGGGACATACTGGAAAGGCCGATTTCCAGCGGCCGCGGGAGACCTGCCTGATGTCATTCGTCGCCTTTATGTTGAAGCGACCTTATACGGTTATTTCGAGTTTAATCCTGATCGTGCTGCTCGGCGTCGGCGCCGTGTCGCGTATGCCCATCGACATCTTTCCTGAAATCGACGTGCCGGTCGTGGCGGTGGTTTGGACCTACAACGGCATGGGGGCGCAGGATATCCAGAACCGGATTCTGACGCTTCACGAACGTGAACTTGCGTCAGTAGTTGATGACATCGAACGGATCGAGGCAACAAGCTACTACGGTGTCGGTGTTGAAAAAATCTTCCTGCATCAGGGCGCCGATGTCACGAGGGCTATTGCCCAACTCTCCAGCAGCGCACTCGTTGTTCTGAAATACATGCCGCCTAACATCACGCCGCCGCTCGTGCTGCGTTATGGAGCGACCGATGTACCGATCATCCAGCTCAGCCTTTCGAGCCCGTCGCTGCCCGACTCGACGCTTAACGACCTCGGGCAGAACATCATCCGTCCTGATCTTGCGGTCGTGCAGGGAGCCGAAGTTCCCTATCCTTACGGCGGCAAGCCCCGAGTCATCATGGCCGACCTCGATCAGAATGCGCTGAACGCGCGCGGCCTGACAGCGAGCGACGTCGCCAAAGCCCTCCAGCACCAAAACATCATTTTGCCCTCCGGCGACGTTAAAATTGGCAGCAAGGACTATTCGCTGTCGATGAACAACAGCCCCGATGTCATCGCCACGATCAATCAATTTCCGATCAAGCAGATCGATGGCCGCACGGTGTTCGTTCAGGATGTCGCGCATGTTCACGACGGCTATCAGGTACAGACCAATTCCGTTGCGGTCGACGGAACACCCGGCGCCCTGATGTCCGTTCGCACAACCGGGGGCGCCTCGACCCTGACCGTCATTGACGGCATCCGGAACAACCTTCCCGATATAAGGCGGCTGCTGCCTGAAGGCGTAACTATCAAGCCGCTTTTCGACCAGTCCGTTTTTGTCAAAGCGGCGCTGAACAGCGTCGTGATGGGAGGCCTGATGGCGGCTGGCCTCACCGCGCTGATGATCCTGCTCTTCCTCGGTAACTGGCGCCTGACGCTGATCATCCTCGCAACGATTCCAATGGCGATCATAACCGCCATGCTGGTGATGTATCTGGGAGGCGAGACGCTTAACACGATGACGCTTGGCGGTTTCGCCCTGGCCGTCGGCATTCTCGTAGATAACGGGACCGTTGTGATCGAGAACATCGAGCGACATGTCGGCCAGAAGGAGCCGCTGGTGCATGCGATCGTCAACGGCGCAGGTGAGGTCAGCATCCCGACGGTCCTGTCGACGATGTGTATTTGCATCGTCTTTGTCCCGATCTTTCTGCTGCAGGGAGTAGCCAAGTATCTGTTTTCCCCGCTGTCGTTGTCGGTATGCGTTTCACTGATCGCCAGCCTGCTGCTGTCGTTCACACTCGTCCCGCTGCTGTTTCGCATTTTGATGCGGTCCACGGTCGAACAACATGAAAAGCACGACGCCGACCCGCAGGCTTCGCCCGCCAGACGTGCTTTCAATCCTTTCAGAGCGATTCACAACGGCTTCGAAACCGGTTTCTCCCGTTTCCGGGAGGTTTATCGGAATGCACTCGCGTTCAGCGTCACGCGTTCGGCGGTCACCGTGCTGTTTTTTGGCATCGTGATGGTCTGTTCCCTGGCGCTGTTTCCTTTGCTCGGACAGGACTTCTTCCCGCAAGTCGATGCCGGGCAGATGCGGTTGCACGTGCGCGCGCCGCCGGCAACCCGGATCGAGGAAACACAACGCCAATTCGCCGAGGTCGAGCACGCAATCCGCAAGATCGTCGGCAACGATCAGATCGACACGATGCTCAATAATATCGGGCTGCCCTACAGCGGCATCAATATCGCATTAAGCGATTCGGCAACCGTCGGGCCCATGGACGGAGAGATCCTGGTGTCCTTGAAAAAGAAGCACACGCCGACCGCCGCGCATGTCGCCGACCTGCGGCGCGAACTGCCAAAGCAATTTCCCGAGATGCAATTCTTCTTCCAGGCAGCAGACATCGTCGACCAGGTATTGAACTTCGGTCAGCCTGCGCCCATCGATATCAGGATTTCCGGCCCCGACGGTGACTTCAGCTTCAGTCTGGCGACCAAGATCGCCGCGGATTTGAAACAGGTGCCGGGAATTGTGGACTCGCACGTGTTCCAGGTTCCCGACGCGCCCGCGCTCACCGTTGCGGTTGATCGCGGAATTGCACAGCAGTTCGGACTGGACCAGGGACAGATTGCCAGCAATGTCCTGGTGACAACCAACTCGAGTGCTCAGACCACGCCGAATTTCTGGATCAGTCCCAAGAACTCCGTTAGCTATCCGCTGGTCATTCAGGCGCCGACCTACCGCCTGGATTCGACTGACGCCCTCAACACTTTGCCTGTGCTGGCAAGGAGCGGCAGCGAGCGCGGCCAGATACTCATGAATGTTGCGAGGCTTGGGCGCGAGAAGGTCCCCCTGGTGACATCGCAGCTCAATATCCGCCCGGTCTTCGACGTCAACGCCGACGCTCAGGGAATCGATCTCGCAACGGCCGCCGCAGCCATCGACAAGGTTTTGGCGGCGAATACGCCACCTGCAGCAAAGGCGACCCATGTGACGCTTGCGGGCCAGGTGGAAACCATGCGCAACAGCTTCAACGGGTTGTTTTCCGGTATGGCAGTGGCCGTGGTCCTGGTCTACTTGATCCTCGTCATCAATTTTCAGAGCTGGGTCGATCCGGTGATCGTCCTGTCCGCGGTGCCCTTTGCTATCGGCGGCGTGATGTGGATGCTGTTCCTGACAAGCACCCATGTCAGCGTTCCTGCCCTGATGGGCACCCTGATGTGCATCGGCCTCACGACCGCCAACAGCATTCTCGTTGTCAGCTTCGCCAATCAACGTATGACGGCTGGCGACACCCCGCTTATTGCCGCGATTGCGGCTGGCTATACGCGATTGCGGCCGGTCCTGATGACGGCGGGCGCCATGATCCTGGGCATGATCCCGATGGGTCTTGGCGTCGGAGAGGGAGGCGAGCAGAATGCACCGCTCGCAAGGGCCGTCATCGGCGGTTTGCTATTTGCAACTTTCGCAACATTGATCCTGGTGCCGACCGTCTATCGGCTGCTGCGACGCCCTGTACGGACAGAAGCGTCAAGCGATCGGTTTGCAACCGAGCAAGCTCCATCCATTCGATAGAGATTTTCGAGCCGAGGTATCTATGCTGGTCACCCCGATCCCGCCGAATGACGAACAGCCATCGCAAGAACCGCTCGAATATAAGCGCGGCACAGGGTTGCGAATGAGCATTCTCGCTCTTGTGTTTGCGGGCGTGTTGGTCGTCGGATTTTTCTTCGTCAACTCTGAGCGGCGCTACAAGACCAGCGAATTAGCCGCAGCGACAAAGGCGGAGATGTCGGGGCCTCTGCCGGTCGACGTCGTCTCCGCCAAGTCATCGCCCCTGACCCAGCGCCTCGTTCTGCCGGGCGAGACGGCCGCCTGGTATGACAGCAAGATCTATGCCCGAG is drawn from Bradyrhizobium lablabi and contains these coding sequences:
- a CDS encoding efflux RND transporter permease subunit; protein product: MSFVAFMLKRPYTVISSLILIVLLGVGAVSRMPIDIFPEIDVPVVAVVWTYNGMGAQDIQNRILTLHERELASVVDDIERIEATSYYGVGVEKIFLHQGADVTRAIAQLSSSALVVLKYMPPNITPPLVLRYGATDVPIIQLSLSSPSLPDSTLNDLGQNIIRPDLAVVQGAEVPYPYGGKPRVIMADLDQNALNARGLTASDVAKALQHQNIILPSGDVKIGSKDYSLSMNNSPDVIATINQFPIKQIDGRTVFVQDVAHVHDGYQVQTNSVAVDGTPGALMSVRTTGGASTLTVIDGIRNNLPDIRRLLPEGVTIKPLFDQSVFVKAALNSVVMGGLMAAGLTALMILLFLGNWRLTLIILATIPMAIITAMLVMYLGGETLNTMTLGGFALAVGILVDNGTVVIENIERHVGQKEPLVHAIVNGAGEVSIPTVLSTMCICIVFVPIFLLQGVAKYLFSPLSLSVCVSLIASLLLSFTLVPLLFRILMRSTVEQHEKHDADPQASPARRAFNPFRAIHNGFETGFSRFREVYRNALAFSVTRSAVTVLFFGIVMVCSLALFPLLGQDFFPQVDAGQMRLHVRAPPATRIEETQRQFAEVEHAIRKIVGNDQIDTMLNNIGLPYSGINIALSDSATVGPMDGEILVSLKKKHTPTAAHVADLRRELPKQFPEMQFFFQAADIVDQVLNFGQPAPIDIRISGPDGDFSFSLATKIAADLKQVPGIVDSHVFQVPDAPALTVAVDRGIAQQFGLDQGQIASNVLVTTNSSAQTTPNFWISPKNSVSYPLVIQAPTYRLDSTDALNTLPVLARSGSERGQILMNVARLGREKVPLVTSQLNIRPVFDVNADAQGIDLATAAAAIDKVLAANTPPAAKATHVTLAGQVETMRNSFNGLFSGMAVAVVLVYLILVINFQSWVDPVIVLSAVPFAIGGVMWMLFLTSTHVSVPALMGTLMCIGLTTANSILVVSFANQRMTAGDTPLIAAIAAGYTRLRPVLMTAGAMILGMIPMGLGVGEGGEQNAPLARAVIGGLLFATFATLILVPTVYRLLRRPVRTEASSDRFATEQAPSIR